A portion of the Bacillus thuringiensis genome contains these proteins:
- a CDS encoding Rpn family recombination-promoting nuclease/putative transposase, translating into MNQPLVNLRVDFAFKQLFGVQGQEELLISFLNAILHESLSTPIVSLKIEDPHLHKEYEEDKLSILDILATLQDETKVNVEIQLRNTQEIVKRSLYYWSKLYTSQLEQGMPYRSLRKTIAINLLDFDLFPQYDDMHTVGQFWSQQHKEVLLEDLEIHFIEIPKLLQQWREEKINPWENEFARWLLLLPAHEDEHLTHTLEDIAMKQDPMLQKAIHKWENMSQSSSFRLAYEAREKVLFDEQAKLAHAREVGIEEGMEKGKQVGKEEGLQEGIEKGKIQLIRGMHKNGMDIEDIAKFTNMELSEIRHILDK; encoded by the coding sequence ATGAATCAACCTTTAGTAAATTTACGAGTCGATTTTGCTTTCAAGCAATTATTTGGTGTACAAGGACAAGAGGAATTACTGATTTCTTTTTTAAATGCAATCTTGCATGAATCCTTATCTACACCAATTGTGTCTTTAAAAATTGAAGACCCACATTTGCATAAAGAATATGAAGAAGATAAATTATCCATACTAGATATATTAGCTACACTTCAAGATGAAACCAAGGTGAACGTGGAAATCCAGTTGCGAAATACACAAGAGATAGTAAAACGTTCCCTGTATTATTGGAGTAAATTGTATACATCTCAATTAGAGCAAGGGATGCCCTATCGTTCTTTACGGAAAACGATTGCGATTAATCTATTAGATTTTGATCTCTTTCCTCAATATGATGACATGCATACAGTCGGACAATTTTGGAGTCAACAACACAAGGAAGTGTTACTCGAAGATTTGGAAATCCATTTCATTGAAATTCCGAAATTGCTACAGCAATGGAGAGAAGAAAAAATTAATCCGTGGGAAAATGAATTCGCTCGTTGGTTACTTTTACTACCAGCGCATGAAGATGAACATTTAACCCACACGTTGGAGGATATAGCCATGAAACAAGATCCAATGTTACAGAAGGCAATCCACAAATGGGAAAATATGAGTCAGAGTAGCTCTTTCCGTCTCGCATATGAAGCACGTGAAAAAGTGTTATTTGATGAACAAGCTAAATTAGCACATGCACGTGAGGTTGGTATAGAAGAAGGTATGGAAAAAGGAAAACAAGTAGGGAAAGAAGAAGGGCTTCAAGAGGGTATAGAAAAAGGGAAAATCCAACTTATCCGAGGTATGCATAAA